A single window of Aspergillus puulaauensis MK2 DNA, chromosome 5, nearly complete sequence DNA harbors:
- a CDS encoding glycoside hydrolase family 15 protein (CAZy:GH15;~COG:G;~EggNog:ENOG410Q2DX;~InterPro:IPR011613,IPR000165,IPR008928,IPR012341;~PFAM:PF00723;~SECRETED:SignalP(1-18);~go_function: GO:0004339 - glucan 1,4-alpha-glucosidase activity [Evidence IEA];~go_process: GO:0005975 - carbohydrate metabolic process [Evidence IEA];~go_process: GO:0005976 - polysaccharide metabolic process [Evidence IEA]), with amino-acid sequence MTLLKSSISLLAATGAVAFPRYPMYKRADVESFINSQTPISLQGVLNNIGANGSLVSGASSGIVVASPSKDDPDYFYTWTRDAGMTLAALIEELRAGNADLESTIQNYVDSQATLQSVDNPSGGLSDGSGLGEPKFNVDLSQFTDEWGRPQSDGPALRASALIAYGNYLAKNGSTSLVSSNIWPIVQNDLAYVGEYWNETGFDLWEEVEGTSFFTTAVQFKALVEGAAFAEALGETCDSCSVAPQILCHLQEFWDGSAIVSNSPTNGRAGVDANSVIASLNLFDPEAGCDDATFQPCSAKALANHKVYVDSFRDIYGINSGIGAGKAVATGRYSEDTYQGGNPWYLTTLAAAEQLYDALYQWDKQGSIDITNVSLPFFTDLVNNTQTGSFASSSSEYESITSAVKAYADGFIGIVQAYTPSDGALAEQFSRDSGDPASATLLTWSFASFLTTVARRNGQVPLSWGSSTASEVPSQCSGETVAGTYASPSVGSWLSDALEIDLFRMAHLDADAGIGFYHKS; translated from the exons ATGACCCTGTTGAAGTCGTCAATTTCTCTCCTCGCTGCAACCGGGGCTGTCGCCTTCCCCCGGTACCCGATGTACAAGAGGGCCGACGTGGAGTCCTTTATAAATTCGCAGACCCCCATATCCCTACAGGGTGTCCTGAACAACATCGGTGCCAACGGAAGTCTCGTCTCTGGAGCATCATCCGGCATTGTTGTTGCCTCTCCATCCAAAGATGACCCAGACT ACTTCTACACCTGGACCCGAGACGCAGGCATGACACTGGCCGCTCTCATCGAGGAACTCCGCGCCGGAAACGCAGACCTCGAATCCACGATCCAGAACTACGTCGACTCGCAAGCAACCCTCCAGTCAGTGGACAATCCCTCAGGCGGCCTCTCCGATGGATCTGGGCTCGGCGAGCCTAAATTCAACGTCGACCTGAGCCAGTTCACCGATGAATGGGGCCGCCCACAGAGTGACGGACCTGCTCTGCGCGCCTCTGCCCTAATAGCATACGGGAATTACCTCGCGAAGAATGGGAGCACGTCCCTAGTATCATCCAACATCTGGCCAATTGTCCAGAACGACCTTGCATACGTTGGCGAGTACTGGAACGAAACAGGCTTTGATCTTtgggaggaagtggaagGGACATCGTTCTTCACCACGGCCGTGCAGTTCAAAGCGCTGGTTGAGGGCGCGGCCTTTGCTGAAGCTCTAGGGGAAACGTGTGATTCGTGCTCGGTGGCTCCTCAGATATTGTGTCATCTTCAGGAATTCTGGGATGGCTCTGCCATTGTCTCGAATAGTCCGACGAACGGCcgtgctggtgttgatgcTAACTCGGTTATTGCTTCGCTGAACTTGTTTGACCCGGAGGCTGGCTGTGATGATGCGACTTTCCAGCCTTGTTCGGCGAAGGCACTGGCTAACCATAAGGTCTATGTCGATTCGTTCCGCGATATATATGGAATTAATAGTGGCATCGGTGCAGGTAAAGCAGTTGCGACTGGCCGTTATTCAGAAGATACCTACCAAGGAGGAAACCCATG GTACCTCACGACActtgccgccgccgaacaGCTGTACGATGCCCTCTACCAATGGGACAAACAAGGCAGCATCGATATAACAAACGTctccctccccttcttcaccgacctcgtcaacaacacgCAAACCGGATCTTTCGCCAGCTCCTCTTCCGAGTACGAGTCCATCACTAGCGCAGTCAAAGCCTACGCCGACGGCTTCATCGGTATCGTGCAGGCGTATACCCCGAGCGACGGCGCGTTGGCGGAGCAGTTCTCCCGGGACAGCGGTGACCCTGCCTCTGCAACGTTGCTAACTTGGTCCTTTGCATCGTTTTTGACGACCGTTGCGCGAAGGAATGGCCAGGTGCCGTTGTCTTGGGGGTCGTCAACAGCGAGTGAGGTTCCGAGTCAGTGTAGTGGGGAGACGGTTGCTGGGACTTATGCTTCTCCGTCTGTTGGCTCTTG GCTTTCTGATGCACTAGAGATCGATTTGTTCCGGATGGCTCATTTAGATGCTGATGCTGGTATTGGCTTTTATCACAAATCATGA
- a CDS encoding uncharacterized protein (CAZy:CBM67;~CAZy:GH78;~COG:S;~EggNog:ENOG410PKDA;~InterPro:IPR008979,IPR035396,IPR008928,IPR013737, IPR012341;~PFAM:PF17389,PF08531;~go_process: GO:0005975 - carbohydrate metabolic process [Evidence IEA]): MGRHWSQDTDWIWSPNWDERDHVARLVQFRKTFTVENVSVQCLVHVSADTRYRLFVNGQSVAFGPAKSHLGEWNYETVDVAPLLRPGSNVVAARVLRYSPFHSGNMSMTRGIIPGFILHCSEIGISTNSSWRCKIDESVKILSTKDWNPALGPSFLSVSEDVDGSKEDRGWLGIEYDDSTWDSAIKSTMKVPILPILDPWRLAERSIPQFPEIEAKFSSVARCDGESDTVRWHRLVQSNEAVEIPPNSQTAVVLDAASLTTAFLQFNFQGGAASRIRIRTAECFEKPSESLTPNPFARNKGDRADASGILVGQDDFYTIDRNIPANFQVSYEPFWFRTFRYVELHIETSSTPLQILQVDYRTIHYPLDIKTQLSHFPSADTAKTWEISLNTLRNCMHETYEDCPFYEQNQFAMDARLQILFTYQLSHDDRLARKCMHEFYASRRSDGLIETHFPSPFPGVNIPCFSLYWILMVHDHMMYFGDAALVRQYLGAIDGILNHFDQRLNETGLVGRFAWDAWPFVDWTREWSDPASAKGDFRNLAVPLAYHRTGVATYNSLIYAYALQKAAELCVFIGRRDTGTEYRRRATSLNNAVVKNCLRGEFFVDGPDGLDEERSQHCQVFAVLSGAVGGEEARDILLRALTEQGGYARCSYAMGFYVFEAVRKTGLYDQLRPMLLEPWSAMISQNLTTWAESAAMPRSDCHGWSAVPIHDVVANVAGLSPGSPGFERIRFEPRRKHWQTMEGTFAIAGSGVVRIAWAPGKPIEFTPDFDAQVEVLGVNGSGAMYQVASGETLAIRHE; the protein is encoded by the exons ATGGGCCGCCACTGGAGTCAAGACACCGACTGGATCTGGTCTCCAAACTGGGACGAGAGAGACCACGTCGCGCGCCTTGTGCAATTCCGCAAGACTTTCACTGTCGAAAATGTTTCAGTCCAGTGCTTGGTACATGTCTCTGCGGACACGCGGTACAGACTGTTCGTCAACGGGCAGAGCGTTGCATTCGGGCCGGCTAAGAGCCATCTGGGGGAGTGGAACTATGAGACTGTGGATGTTGCGCCGTTGCTTCGCCCTGGTAGCAACGTTGTCGCTGCCCGTGTGCTTCGCTATTCCCCGTTTCATTCCGGGAATATGTCCATGACGAGAGGGATTATCCCGGGTTTTATTCTTCATTGTTCGGAAATT GGCATATCGACAAACTCATCATGGAGGTGCAAAATCGATGAATCTGTAAAGATCCTCTCGACTAAGGACTGGAATCCGGCTCTTGGTCCGTCATTTCTGTCTGTcagcgaggatgtcgatggaTCCAAAGAAGATAGGGGCTGGCTGGGTATTGAATATGATGATTCAACCTGGGATTCTGCGATCAAGTCCACTATGAAGGTCCCAATTCTTCCAATTCTGGATCCGTGGAGACTAGCAGAACGATCAATTCCACAGTTTCCAGAAATCGAGGCAAAGTTCTCCTCTGTTGCTAGATGTGACGGAGAATCCGACACAGTGCGCTGGCACCGTCTTGTGCAGAGCAACGAGGCAGTTGAGATACCACCAAACAGCCAAACAGCCGTCGTTCTTGATGCAGCAAGCCTAACGACTGCATTTCTTCAATTCAATTTCCAAGGAGGTGCAGCGTCGAGGATTCGTATTCGCACTGCCGAATGCTTCGAAAAGCCGTCTGAATCGCTCACGCCGAACCCATTCGCCCGCAACAAGGGTGACCGCGCTGATGCATCTGGAATACTGGTCGGACAGGATGATTTCTACACTATTGACAGGAATATTCCTGCTAACTTCCAAGTCTCCTACGAGCCCTTCTGGTTCCGCACCTTCCGATATGTCGAGCTGCACATCGAGACGTCGTCCACTCCTCTACAAATCCTACAAGTAGACTACAGAACTATACACTACCCACTCGACATCAAAACCCAACTATCCCACTTCCCCTCCGCAGACACCGCAAAGACATGGGAAATCAGCCTCAACACCCTCCGCAACTGCATGCACGAAACCTACGAAGACTGCCCCTTCTACGAACAGAACCAATTCGCCATGGACGCCCGGCTCCAAATCCTCTTCACCTACCAGCTCTCCCACGACGACCGCCTCGCCCGGAAATGCATGCACGAGTTCTACGCCAGCCGCCGCTCAGACGGGCTAATCGAGACTCACTTTCCCTCTCCATTCCCGGGCGTGAACATCCCATGCTTCTCGCTGTACTGGATCCTCATGGTCCACGACCACATGATGTACTTCGGCGACGCGGCCCTCGTCCGTCAATACCTCGGTGCTATAGACGGCATCCTCAACCACTTCGACCAGCGACTCAATGAGACCGGCCTCGTCGGCCGCTTCGCATGGGACGCTTGGCCGTTCGTCGACTGGACAAGAGAATGGTCCGACCCTGCATCTGCAAAGGGCGATTTCCGGAACCTGGCTGTGCCGCTAGCGTATCACCGCACGGGCGTAGCCACGTACAACAGTCTGATCTACGCCTACGCGCTGCAGAAAGCAGCAGAGCTCTGCGTCTTTATTGGGCGGCGCGACACGGGCACTGAATACCGCCGGCGGGCGACGAGTCTCAATAATGCAGTCGTGAAGAACTGTCTGCGTGGGGAATTCTTCGTCGATGGGCCTGATGGTCTAGATGAGGAACGGAGCCAGCACTGTCAGGTTTTTGCGGTGCTCTCTGGTGCTGTTGGGGGTGAGGAAGCGAGGGATATTCTCCTCCGGGCTCTTACGGAACAGGGTGGGTACGCGCGCTGCTCGTATGCAATGGGGTTCTATGTCTTCGAGGCAGTGCGTAAAACAGGTCTGTATGACCAGCTGCGGCCTATGTTATTAGAGCCGTGGTCTGCTATGATAAGCCAGAATCTCACGACGTGGGCTGAGTCGGCTGCGATGCCGCGGAGTGATTGTCATGGGTGGAGCGCGGTGCCTATCCATGATGTTGTTGCTAATGTGGCCGGGCTGAGTCCTGGGAGTCCTGGGTTTGAGAGGATCCGGTTTGAGCCGCGGAGGAAACATTGGCAAACTATGGAGGGGACGTTTGCTATTGCGGGCTCTGGGGTGGTGAGGATTGCTTGGGCTCCTGGGAAGCCGATTGAGTTTACACCGGATTTTGATGCCCAGGTTGAGGTCCTGGGCGTGAATGGTTCTGGCGCGATGTATCAGGTTGCGAGCGGGGAGACTTTGGCGATTCGGCATGAGTGA
- a CDS encoding uncharacterized protein (COG:G;~EggNog:ENOG410PKEJ;~InterPro:IPR005829,IPR005828,IPR036259,IPR020846;~PFAM:PF00083,PF07690;~TransMembrane:12 (i41-71o91-112i119-137o143-165i177-198o210-230i300-323o335-355i362-387o399-418i430-450o462-480i);~go_component: GO:0016021 - integral component of membrane [Evidence IEA];~go_function: GO:0022857 - transmembrane transporter activity [Evidence IEA];~go_process: GO:0055085 - transmembrane transport [Evidence IEA]) gives MSPRTDHEKATIEHLDDAVRTYGSDEESKSAWQTLKGNPKIIALCFFANVGPLMYGFDNLATSLCLSMPAFELQFGEMVDGSPVIAAWWQSVWNAMGQIGTMLGAVAVGFIADRFGRRVCFAVSAVFSAAGIAVLYICTTPGIFLAGKTINALSLGMAISAGQTYVAEITPVAMRGIALSGFTFSMNLGYMIAASVAFKRLTIMDASAYRVLFAAAWAWPGLMLLLFSIIPESPFHLVRQGSPDKARKALIQLSPKGTDVTTQLTAIEWLVEDERSLASEAQSASFLELFSKDNIRRTRIIIYCNALNQMIGATFIGNGPYFLISAGLPSSSTGMLVEIGIAFAICSSIITWFLIPRTGNRTLMLWGTAGSALFFIIIGVSGCFYTKAAKWTTGIGLQLIWWSIGPCIGPAMSVAGQVSQARLRAKSQSLGFGFNYFFSAVWNVCVPYMFNTDQGNLGGKMGFVYLATAVIAWVAIFFDVPETKGRSFAELDEMFQEGLPARRFEAWRREVDE, from the exons ATGTCACCCCGAACAGACCATGAAAAGGCCACGATCGAGCACCTTGACGACGCCGTCCGAACCTACGGATCCGACGAGGAATCCAAGTCGGCATGGCAGACGCTGAAAGGCAACCCGAAGATCATTGCACTTTGTTTCTTCGCAAATGTCGGCCCGTTGATGTACGGCTTCGACAACCTGGCTACCTCGCTCTGTCTCTCCATGCCTGCTTTCGA ACTTCAGTTTGGAGAAATGGTAGATGGATCTCCAGTAATCGCAGCATGGTGGCAGTCCGTCTGGAATGCAATGGGTCAGATTGGAACTATGCTGGGTGCAGTGGCCGTCGGCTTCATTGCCGACCGGTTTGGACGACGAGTGTGCTTTGCCGTCTCAGCGGtcttttctgctgctggtATAGCGGTTTTGTATATCTGCACCACGCCTGGCATCTTTCTTGCAGGGAAGACTATTAATGCTCTATCGTTGGGAATGGCGATTTCTGCTGGCCAGACTTACGTTGCGGAGATTACGCCTGTCGCTATGCGTGGCATTGCCCTTTCAGGGTTCACATTTAGTATG AATCTGGGATACATGATTGCCGCCTCGGTCGCCTTCAAACGGCTAACTATTATGGATGCATCCGCTTACCGG GTCCTCTTCGCAGCAGCATGGGCCTGGCCCGGCCTAatgctcctcctcttctccatcatcccCGAATCCCCCTTCCATCTCGTCCGACAAGGATCCCCCGACAAAGCGCGCAAAGCCCTAATCCAGCTCTCGCCAAAGGGAACAGATGTCACCACGCAGCTCACAGCAATAGAGTGGCTAGTCGAGGACGAGCGTTCCCTAGCCAGCGAAGCCCAATCCGCTTCTTTCCTCGAACTCTTCAGCAAAGATAACATCCGCCGAACCAGGATTATCATCTACTGCAACGCCCTTAACCAGATGATCGGGGCTACTTTCATTGGCAACGGGCCGTACTTTTTGATCTCGGCGGGTCTGCCCTCTTCGTCAACGGGGATGCTGGTTGAGATTGGAATCGCGTTTGCTATCTGCAGTAGTATTATAACGTGGTTCCTTATCCCGCGGACGGGGAATCGCACCCTCATGCTCTGGGGGACGGCCGGGTCGGCGCTATTCTTTATTATCATCGGCGTCTCTGGGTGTTTCTATACGAAAGCAGCGAAATG GACAACCGGAATAGGGCTGCAGTTAATCTGGTGGTCTATCGGGCCGTGCATCGGGCCCGCAATGAGTGTCGCGGGACAGGTATCGCAGGCCCGTCTTCGCGCGAAATCCCAGTCGCTGGGGTTCGGGtttaattatttcttctctgctgTTTGGAATGTCTGTGTGCCTTATATGTTCAATACAGATCAGGGGAACCTTGGTGGCAAGATGGGGTTTGTTTACCTTGCCACTGCTGTTATTGCATGGGTTGCTATCTTCTTTGATGTCCCGGAGACGAAGGGGCGGTCGTTTGctgagctggatgagatGTTTCAGGAGGGATTGCCTGCTAGGAGGTTTGAGgcttggaggagagaggTTGATGAATGA
- a CDS encoding uncharacterized protein (COG:G,M;~EggNog:ENOG410PNHV;~InterPro:IPR036291,IPR008030;~PFAM:PF13460,PF05368): MTKTILITGATGKQGGSVIDNLLQQDADVEILAVTRNTKSSSAQKLADKSPKIKLVQGTLDQPDDIFRNAKKVTSSPIWGVFSVQVASFSGNTELEEHQGKNLVDAALRNNIKHFVYASVDRGGDNSLNNPTTIPHFINKHNIELHLIDRSKGTDMTWTILRPATFLDGGLVPGFAGKLWATTYKVALQGRPLQVVAVSDIGFFGAKAFLEHGEYQGKAISLASDEVAFEELARVFKSVTGRDVPTTWEFVSRFLMWMVPDAGLMFRWFHDEGFGADIAALKRVHPGLKDVRAWLETESEWR; encoded by the coding sequence ATGACAAAAACAATCCTCATCACAGGCGCCACAGGCAAACAAGGCGGCAGCGTAATCgacaatctcctccaacaaGACGCCGATGTCGAGATCCTAGCTGTCACCCGCAACACCAAATCCTCTAGCGCGCAGAAACTCGCAGACAAATCACCCAAGATCAAGCTGGTGCAGGGAACGCTAGACCAGCCAGATGACATCTTCCGTAACGCAAAGAAGGTCACATCGAGTCCAATCTGGGGTGTCTTTAGCGTGCAGGTCGCCTCCTTCAGCGGAAACACCGAACTCGAAGAACACCAAGGAAAGAACCTCGTAGACGCCGCACTCCGAAACAACATCAAACACTTCGTCTATGCATCCGTCGACCGCGGCGGCGACAACTCCCTCAACAACCCCACAACCATCCCGCATttcatcaacaagcacaacATCGAACTCCACCTCATCGACCGCTCCAAGGGCACAGACATGACCTGGACAATCCTCCGCCCTGCTACATTCCTAGACGGCGGGCTTGTGCCCGGTTTCGCGGGGAAATTGTGGGCGACCACGTACAAGGTTGCGCTGCAGGGAAGACCGCTGCAGGTTGTTGCGGTTTCGGATATTGGGTTCTTTGGCGCAAAGGCTTTCCTGGAGCACGGGGAGTATCAGGGAAAGGCGATATCGCTGGCTAGTGATGAGGTGGCGTTTGAGGAGTTGGCGAGGGTGTTTAAGAGTGTCACGGGGAGGGATGTCCCCACGACGTGGGAGTTTGTCTCGCGGTTTTTGATGTGGATGGTGCCGGATGCGGGGCTGATGTTTCGGTGGTTCCACGATGAAGGGTTTGGGGCTGATATTGCGGCGTTGAAGAGGGTGCATCCGGGGTTGAAGgatgttagggcttggttggaGACGGAGAGCGAGTGGAGATAG
- a CDS encoding uncharacterized protein (TransMembrane:1 (o44-65i)), translated as MPPFTATSIYYSLSTTRPSTQQRDNLPAVSHRNENTSLSPPAKAGLILGLVGITAILILIITMRIKQNSGLTIRSLFSRRSKQAKNERAPKRCSTSASDHNDSGSTLRTARPKALDKELEILGLLVDPRKELPPTPIPQNSHSQPRPSSASARRPMTATPPPHNLSLFPAVHTYQDPDFQEQEHDESTTSSSQTHEPHHPPSPLLPPTPSLWLPLQTQRAPQQPAEPDLSIPSSPALSYRTFATRSSGIFPWGTEPHAVDDGIASDTLLDDQVLVLPSPPRFARSYGWSGI; from the exons ATGCCCCCGTTTACAGCCACATCCATCTATTATTCCCTTTCCACAACTCGGCCATCAACACAGCAAAGAGATAATCTTCCAGCGGTCTCACACAGAAACGAAAACACTTCCCTCTCTCCACCCGCCAAAGCAGGACTCATCCTTGGACTTGTAG GAATCACTGCGATActcattctcatcatcacaATGCGCATCAAACAAAACTCAGGCCTCACCATCcgctcgctcttctcgcGGCGCTCCAAGCAAGCGAAGAATGAGAGGGCGCCGAAGCGGTGCTCAACCAGTGCCTCTGACCACAATGACTCCGGATCGACGCTGCGAACAGCCAGACCAAAAGCCCTCGACAAGGAACTCGAAATCCTCGGGCTTCTTGTTGATCCTCGCAAGGAACTCCCACCGACTCCGATTCCGCAAAACTCGCACTCACAGCCACGACCTTCTTCCGCATCCGCACGCAGGCCGATGACAGCTACACCCCCTCCACACAACCTCTCCCTATTCCCAGCCGTACATACATACCAAGACCCAGACTTCCAAGAGCAAGAACACGACGAGTCCacaacatcatcaagccAAACACACGAACCTCACCACCCTCCGTCCCCGctcctccctcccacccCATCACTCTGGCTCCCACTCCAAACACAACGGgcaccacaacaaccagcaGAGCCGGATCTCAGCAtcccatccagtccagccctGAGTTATCGAACCTTCGCCACGCGGTCATCAGGGATATTCCCGTGGGGCACGGAGCCTCATGCCGTAGATGATGGGATCGCGTCGGATACGTTGTTGGACGACCAGGTGCTTGTGCTGCCGTCGCCGCCCAGGTTTGCGCGTTCGTATGGGTGGAGTGGGATATAA
- a CDS encoding uncharacterized protein (COG:S;~EggNog:ENOG410PQF3) — MSPGKKRRILFSYLIRILLPLLANEWFMNWKLARYKATKAKDDTVEFLRIFFEYIPDLGQKHLLKDVARCLGDEELRQLVERIEFGLLRPMLSPRPEIVKSIEKSICNKCLSRDGNRCVITGVPITARHLNKFGKSTEIQLSAAHIIPLDMAMDIKRGVLQHHPQSSDMDERYQHGKVWDNLQRYFRFRILDQQNSPSLPDIFEFEKEQNRMIMAVSIRREFEMFHFVLEATQTPNHYYFKGFSELPSYFMVFAPRDRIVKLRSYDSRYPLPSAILLSIHAAIGNILHQSSRGEKIEQLKEDLSRGRHGLAGAGSSKIEDIFSLSKLSSLISSDEG; from the coding sequence ATGTCGCCAGGAAAGAAACGACGCATCCTGTTCTCCTATCTTATCCGGATCCTTCTCCCGCTGTTGGCCAACGAATGGTTTATGAATTGGAAGCTTGCTAGGTATAAGGCGACAAAAGCGAAAGATGACACTGTGGAGTTTCTGAGGATTTTCTTTGAATATATACCAGACCTTGGACAGAAACACCTCCTAAAGGATGTGGCGAGGTGCTTGGGTGATGAAGAACTACGCCAGCTAGTAGAGCGCATCGAGTTTGGGCTGTTACGACCCATGTTATCTCCCCGACCTGAGATAGTGAAGTCTATCGAAAAGTCGATATGCAATAAGTGTCTGTCAAGAGACGGGAACCGGTGCGTCATCACAGGGGTTCCCATCACGGCGCGGCACTTGAACAAATTCGGGAAATCGACCGAAATTCAGCTCAGTGCTGCCCATATCATCCCATTAGACATGGCCATGGATATCAAGCGGGGGGTTCTCCAACATCACCCACAGAGCTCAGATATGGACGAGAGATACCAGCATGGGAAAGTGTGGGATAACCTCCAGCGGTACTTCAGATTCCGTATCCTCGATCAGCAGAATTCGCCGTCTCTGCCGGATATCTTCGAATTCGAGAAAGAACAAAACAGGATGATTATGGCCGTATCGATTCGTCGCGAGTTCGAGATGTTCCACTTTGTCCTCGAAGCCACGCAGACCCCTAACCACTATTATTTCAAGGGGTTTTCCGAATTACCCAGCTACTTTATGGTGTTTGCGCCTCGTGATAGGATTGTGAAGCTGAGAAGCTATGATTCGAGATATCCACTCCCAAGCGCCATTCTCCTTTCGATCCATGCCGCTATAGGGAATATTCTGCACCAAAGTAGTCGCGGGGAGAAGATTGAacagttgaaggaagatctGTCGCGCGGCCGCCATGGCTTGGCTGGTGCCGGGAGCTCAAAAATTGAGGATATTTTTTCACTGAGCAAACTCTCATCACTCATATCCTCTGATGAAGGGTAA
- the CHS7 gene encoding chitin synthase export chaperone (COG:U;~EggNog:ENOG410PGXD;~InterPro:IPR022057;~PFAM:PF12271;~TransMembrane:7 (o48-72i84-101o113-139i151-172o184-207i219-239o251-272i)) has product MGFGDFDEICKKAALPLCSLVGPSSAISGSTGIVPNCYARNIELANTIIFEGAASFIHIIALGMTVIMILHIRSKFTAVGRKEIITFFYIYMALTICSLIIDAGVVPPRSGPFPWFVAVQNGFASALCTCLLVNGFVGFQLYEDGTVLSVWLLRTTSTIMFAISFVISILTFKSWGGLGPTNTVAMFAVLYVINAICIAVYLVMQLLLVMNTLEDRWPLGHISFGLIVFIAGQVILYAFGDTICDNVQHYLDGLFFATFCNLLAVMMVYKFWDYITKEDLEFSVGIKPNNWEVKELLPEEERRGTVYQDTNSEYAGSMYHHRASTYNGHGY; this is encoded by the exons ATGGGTTTTGGCGACTTCGATGAGATCTGCAAAAAAGCAGCGCTGCCTCTTTGTTCTTTGGTCGGCCCATCATCGGCGATATCAGGTTCCACCGGCATCGTACCCAACTGCTATGCGCGAAATATCGAGCTGGCCAACACAATCATTTTCGAGGGCGCTGCGTCCTTCATCCACATCATTGCCCTTGGAATGACGGTGATCATGATCCTGCACATCAGGTCCAAATTCACTGCTGTGG GTCGGAAGGAGATTATCACGTTTTTCTACATTTACATGGCACTCACCATCTGTTCCCTGATCATCGACGCGGGTGTGGTTCCACCCAGAAGTGGTCCTTTCCCATGGTTCGTTGCCGTTCAGAACGGATTCGCTTCCGCGCTTTGTACATGTCTCCTCGTCAATGGATTTGTGGGGTTCCAACTCTATGAAGATGGTACTGTTCTTTCTGTATGGCTGCTCCGGACGACATCCACGATTATGTTCGCCATCTCCTTCGTGATTTCGATCCTCACCTTCAAGTCATGGGGCGGCCTGGGCCCCACAAACACCGTCGCCATGTTCGCTGTGCTATATGTCATCAATGCGATCTGCATCGCAGTCTACCTAGTCATGCAGCTTCTCCTGGTTATGAACACCCTCGAGGACCGATGGCCCCTCGGCCATATCTCCTTTGGTCTTATTGTCTTTATCGCTGGGCAGGTGATCCTTTATGCCTTTGGCGATACGATATGTGACAACGTCCAGCACTACCTGGATGGACTGTTCTTCGCTACATTCTGCAATCTACTAGCTGTTATGATGGTCTATAAG TTCTGGGACTATATCACAAAGGAGGATTTAGAGTTCTCCGTAGGAATCAAGCCAAACAACTGGGAAGTCAAAGAGCTCCTTCCGGAAGAGGAGCGACGCGGCACCGTCTACCAAGATACGAACTCGGAGTACGCCGGAAGCATGTACCACCATCGCGCCTCGACGTATAACGGTCACGGATATTGA